A DNA window from Pseudomonas sp. B21-056 contains the following coding sequences:
- a CDS encoding helix-turn-helix domain-containing protein: MHKENGQRASVLQHVSQNVRRLRHAAQLSQTALAELSGVSRRMLVAIEAGEKNVSLTTLDRVAEALDVAFSDLIQAPDVRDPSRINELAWAGTISGSKAVLLAKANASREVELWEWRLEPGEHYASEPDNDGWSEQLYVFEGCLTLLLGEEERRIGSGEFFMFASNQPHGYRNDGAVATRFVRNVVI; this comes from the coding sequence GTGCACAAAGAAAACGGCCAGCGCGCCTCAGTCCTGCAACACGTCAGCCAGAACGTCCGCCGTCTGCGACATGCCGCGCAGCTCAGCCAGACGGCGCTGGCGGAACTGTCCGGGGTCAGCCGGCGCATGCTGGTCGCCATCGAGGCCGGTGAAAAGAACGTCAGCCTGACTACCTTGGACCGTGTTGCCGAAGCCCTCGATGTGGCCTTCAGCGATCTGATCCAGGCCCCCGATGTCCGTGACCCGAGCCGTATCAACGAGCTGGCCTGGGCCGGCACGATCTCCGGCAGCAAAGCTGTGCTCCTGGCCAAGGCCAATGCCAGCCGCGAAGTCGAACTGTGGGAATGGCGCCTGGAGCCTGGCGAACATTACGCGTCTGAACCGGATAACGATGGCTGGAGCGAACAGCTCTATGTATTCGAGGGGTGCCTGACCTTGCTGCTGGGCGAGGAAGAGCGTCGGATCGGCTCGGGTGAGTTTTTCATGTTCGCCAGTAACCAGCCCCATGGTTATCGCAACGATGGGGCGGTGGCGACGCGGTTCGTACGCAACGTGGTGATTTGA
- a CDS encoding monovalent cation/H+ antiporter subunit A has protein sequence MSLIVLLLLPFIGSCVAALLPHNARNAESLLAGLVALVGTVQVALLYPQIASGGVIYEQYAWLPSLGLNFILRLDGFAWLFSLLVLGIGTLVSLYARYYMSPEDPVPRFFAFFLAFMGAMLGLVISGNLIQMVFFWELTSLFSFLLIGYWHHRADARRGAYMALMVTGAGGLCLLAGVLLLGHVVGSYELDKVLAAGDLIRAHALYPILLTLILLGALSKSAQFPFHFWLPHAMAAPTPVSAYLHSATMVKAGVFLLARLWPSLSGSEQWFYIVGGAGACTLLLGAYCAMFQNDLKGLLAYSTISHLGLITLLLGLNSPLAAVAAVFHILNHATFKASLFMAAGIIDHESGTRDIRRLSGLVRLIPFTATLAMVASAAMAGVPLLNGFLSKEMFFAETVFISATAWVELALPIIATIAGTFSVAYSLRFTVDVFFGPTASDLPHIPHEPPRWMRAPVELLVFTCLLVGIFPAQVVGSLLAAAALPVVGGALPQYSLAIWHGFNAPMIMSLVAMSAGVVLYLLLRKQFKRGQITRTPFIGRFSGKRLFERSLVLMMRQGRRLERLISTRRLQAQLFLLVLAAVLAGLIPMLHSSLVWGDRPKIPGSIVFVILWLLAIACALGAAWQAKYHRLAALTMVSVCGLMTCVTFVWFSAPDLALTQLVVEVVTTVLILLGLRWLPRRIEDAAPRPDSERRARIRRLRDLLLSGAVGGGMALLSYAMLTRQTPNDISSFYLSRALPEGGGSNVVNVMLVDFRGFDTLGEITVLVAVALAVFALLRRFRPPKESMQLPAQQRLLAPDVVTDLVNPRHASDTALGFMMVPSVLVRLLLPIALVVSFYLFMRGHNQPGGGFVAGLVMSVAFILQYMVAGTQWVEAQMSLRPLRWMGTGLLFATATGLGAMAVGYPFLTTHTWHLKLPLLGDIHLASALFFDIGVYAVVVGSTLLILTALAHQSVRAHKPGLQAKALKGATP, from the coding sequence ATGTCACTGATAGTTCTATTGCTTTTGCCCTTCATCGGCAGCTGTGTCGCGGCGCTGCTGCCGCATAACGCCCGTAACGCCGAATCGCTGCTGGCAGGCCTCGTCGCCCTGGTCGGCACCGTTCAGGTGGCCTTGCTCTACCCGCAGATCGCCAGCGGTGGGGTGATCTACGAGCAATACGCGTGGTTGCCCAGCCTGGGCCTTAACTTCATCCTGCGCCTGGACGGGTTTGCCTGGCTGTTTTCGTTGCTGGTGCTGGGTATCGGTACGCTGGTGTCGTTGTACGCCCGCTATTACATGTCGCCGGAAGATCCGGTGCCGCGTTTCTTTGCATTCTTCCTGGCGTTCATGGGCGCCATGCTCGGGCTGGTGATCTCCGGCAACCTGATCCAGATGGTATTTTTCTGGGAATTGACCAGCCTGTTCTCGTTCCTGCTGATCGGCTACTGGCACCACCGCGCCGATGCCCGGCGCGGCGCCTACATGGCCTTGATGGTGACCGGGGCCGGCGGGTTGTGCCTGTTGGCCGGGGTGCTGCTGCTCGGCCACGTGGTGGGCAGCTATGAGCTGGACAAGGTCCTGGCGGCTGGCGATCTGATCCGGGCCCATGCTCTCTACCCCATCCTGCTGACGCTGATCCTGCTCGGCGCCCTGAGCAAAAGTGCCCAGTTCCCGTTCCATTTCTGGTTGCCCCACGCCATGGCCGCGCCCACGCCGGTCTCTGCGTATCTGCACTCGGCGACCATGGTCAAGGCCGGGGTGTTCTTGCTGGCACGGTTGTGGCCGTCGCTGTCGGGCAGCGAGCAATGGTTCTACATCGTGGGCGGTGCCGGGGCCTGTACGCTGTTGCTGGGGGCCTACTGCGCGATGTTCCAGAATGACCTCAAGGGGTTGCTGGCCTATTCCACCATCAGCCACCTGGGGTTGATCACCCTGCTGCTGGGCCTGAACAGTCCGCTGGCGGCCGTGGCGGCGGTGTTCCATATTCTCAACCACGCCACTTTCAAGGCCTCGCTGTTCATGGCCGCCGGGATCATCGACCATGAAAGCGGCACCCGGGACATCCGCAGGCTCAGCGGCCTGGTGCGGCTGATTCCCTTCACCGCGACCCTGGCGATGGTCGCCAGCGCGGCGATGGCCGGGGTGCCGTTGCTCAACGGTTTCCTGTCCAAGGAAATGTTCTTCGCCGAGACGGTGTTCATTTCCGCCACGGCCTGGGTCGAATTGGCGCTGCCGATCATTGCCACCATCGCCGGAACCTTCAGCGTCGCCTACTCCCTGCGCTTCACCGTGGACGTGTTCTTCGGCCCGACGGCCAGCGATCTTCCCCATATTCCCCACGAACCACCGCGCTGGATGCGCGCGCCGGTGGAATTGCTGGTGTTCACCTGCCTGCTGGTGGGGATTTTCCCGGCCCAGGTGGTCGGTTCCTTGCTCGCGGCGGCCGCGCTGCCGGTCGTGGGGGGGGCCCTGCCCCAGTACAGCCTGGCGATCTGGCATGGTTTCAATGCGCCGATGATCATGAGCCTGGTGGCGATGTCGGCTGGCGTCGTGCTGTATCTGCTGCTGCGCAAGCAATTCAAGCGTGGGCAGATCACCCGTACTCCGTTCATTGGCCGGTTCAGCGGCAAGCGTCTGTTCGAGCGCAGCCTGGTGCTGATGATGCGCCAGGGCCGGCGACTGGAGCGACTCATCAGTACCCGCCGCCTCCAGGCCCAGTTGTTCCTGCTGGTGCTGGCAGCGGTGCTGGCCGGGCTGATCCCGATGCTGCACAGCTCGCTGGTCTGGGGCGACCGGCCGAAGATTCCCGGCTCCATCGTCTTCGTCATCCTTTGGCTGCTGGCCATCGCCTGTGCCCTGGGCGCGGCCTGGCAGGCCAAGTATCACCGTCTCGCGGCCCTGACCATGGTCAGCGTCTGCGGGCTGATGACCTGCGTGACCTTCGTCTGGTTCTCCGCCCCCGACCTGGCCCTGACGCAACTGGTGGTGGAAGTGGTGACCACGGTGCTGATCCTGCTGGGCCTGCGCTGGCTGCCTCGGCGGATCGAGGACGCAGCGCCCCGGCCCGACAGCGAACGGCGCGCGCGCATCCGGCGCCTGCGTGACTTGCTGTTGTCCGGCGCGGTGGGTGGCGGCATGGCGCTGTTGTCCTACGCGATGCTGACGCGCCAGACGCCCAACGACATTTCTTCGTTCTACCTCAGCCGGGCCCTGCCCGAAGGCGGCGGCAGCAACGTGGTCAACGTGATGCTGGTGGATTTCCGCGGCTTCGACACCCTGGGGGAAATCACCGTGCTGGTGGCCGTGGCCCTGGCCGTGTTTGCCCTGCTGCGGCGCTTCCGGCCGCCGAAGGAAAGCATGCAGCTACCAGCGCAGCAACGCCTGCTGGCGCCGGACGTGGTCACCGACCTGGTCAACCCGCGGCATGCCAGCGACACCGCGCTGGGCTTCATGATGGTGCCGTCGGTGCTGGTGCGCCTGCTGTTGCCGATTGCCCTGGTGGTGTCGTTCTACCTGTTCATGCGCGGTCACAACCAACCAGGTGGCGGTTTCGTGGCCGGGCTGGTGATGTCGGTGGCGTTCATCCTCCAGTACATGGTCGCCGGTACCCAGTGGGTCGAGGCGCAAATGAGCCTGCGACCGTTGCGCTGGATGGGCACCGGGTTGCTGTTCGCCACGGCGACGGGCCTGGGGGCGATGGCCGTGGGCTACCCGTTCCTCACCACTCACACCTGGCATTTGAAGTTGCCGCTGCTGGGTGACATTCACCTGGCCAGCGCACTGTTCTTCGACATCGGCGTGTACGCCGTGGTGGTCGGCTCGACGCTGCTGATCCTCACCGCGCTGGCGCACCAGTCGGTGCGGGCCCACAAACCGGGCCTGCAGGCCAAAGCCCTCAAAGGAGCCACCCCCTGA
- a CDS encoding Gfo/Idh/MocA family protein, whose protein sequence is MRELGIGLIGTGFMGRAHALAFNNAKAVFDLPLNLQLAALADADPQRARQCARSWGFETAHSDWQQLIDDPKVNLIAITTPNHLHFPMAMAALAAGKPVYCEKPLAVSLEQADQMRQAAKAAGVVTRVGYNYQHNPIIHLAREMIQRGELGRIISFQGEFSEDFMADPASPWSWRCEAAHAGGALADLGSHLLAMARYLLGDVEAVCADSQTVHNQRPASAGNPEQRTLAVDDQVHALLRFSCGARGTVSSSWLKHGRKNQLGFEISGTLGTLIFDQERLNELQVCRVGQAGFQRLLAGPDLPGYAAFSPAAGHQLGYNELKTLEVQELIMALADQGGSGTDFEEAWEVERLAAAIRLSAREQRWVQVSGL, encoded by the coding sequence ATGCGCGAACTCGGCATCGGTCTGATTGGCACCGGTTTCATGGGCCGTGCCCATGCCTTGGCATTCAACAATGCCAAAGCGGTCTTCGACCTTCCCCTGAACTTGCAGCTGGCAGCGTTGGCCGATGCCGATCCACAGCGCGCACGGCAATGCGCCCGGAGTTGGGGGTTCGAGACGGCTCATAGCGACTGGCAACAACTGATCGACGACCCGAAGGTCAATCTGATCGCCATTACCACCCCCAATCACCTGCACTTTCCGATGGCCATGGCGGCGTTGGCGGCGGGCAAGCCGGTCTATTGCGAAAAACCCTTGGCGGTCTCCCTGGAACAGGCCGACCAGATGCGCCAAGCCGCCAAGGCTGCCGGCGTGGTGACTCGGGTCGGCTACAACTACCAGCACAACCCGATCATTCATCTGGCACGGGAAATGATCCAGCGCGGCGAGCTGGGCCGGATCATCAGTTTCCAGGGCGAGTTCAGCGAGGATTTCATGGCTGATCCGGCCTCGCCGTGGTCATGGCGTTGCGAAGCGGCCCATGCCGGTGGAGCGCTGGCGGACCTGGGCAGCCACTTGCTGGCCATGGCCCGCTATCTGCTGGGCGATGTCGAGGCGGTGTGCGCCGACAGCCAGACCGTGCATAACCAACGCCCCGCCAGCGCCGGCAATCCCGAGCAACGCACCCTTGCGGTAGACGATCAGGTCCACGCCCTGCTGCGTTTCAGCTGCGGCGCCCGGGGCACGGTGAGCAGCAGTTGGCTGAAACACGGCCGTAAGAATCAGCTGGGCTTCGAGATCAGCGGCACCCTTGGCACGCTGATATTCGATCAGGAACGGCTGAACGAACTGCAAGTGTGCCGTGTCGGCCAGGCGGGTTTCCAGCGACTGCTGGCCGGCCCGGACCTGCCAGGCTATGCCGCGTTCAGCCCGGCCGCCGGGCATCAGTTGGGCTACAACGAATTGAAGACCCTGGAGGTGCAGGAATTGATCATGGCCCTTGCCGATCAGGGTGGCAGTGGGACGGACTTCGAAGAGGCCTGGGAAGTGGAGCGGCTGGCGGCGGCAATTCGCCTGTCGGCACGGGAACAGCGGTGGGTGCAAGTCAGCGGTTTGTGA
- a CDS encoding monovalent cation/H+ antiporter subunit D: MMLTPHLIAAPILLPLLTAALMLMLGEKHRSLKARINLFSSLLGLGISVMLLHWTQDQALPASIGVYLPGNWQAPFGIVLVVDRLSALMLVLTGIIGVSALLFAMARWHGAGASFHALFQIQLMGLYGAFLTGDLFNLFVFFEVLLAASYGLLLHGSGRARVSSGLHYISINLLASSLFLIGAALIYGVTGTLNMADLALKVPLVPEADRGLLHAGAAILAVAFLAKAGMWPLNFWLVPAYSAASAPVAALFAIMTKVGVYTILRLWTLLFSGQAGASAYFGGDWLIYGGMATIVCAAIAILAAQRLERMASLSILVSAGILLSAIGFAQPNLVGAALFYLVSSTLALCALFLLAELIERSRSANELSLEDDLDTLPRPLESLQPPKGTNLDDEQKAVVGQVIPWTMAFLGLSFIACALLIVGMPPLSGFIGKLGLLNALLNPQGLGADTGQPVSPQAWGLLALLILSGLASLIAFSRLGIQRFWTPKERPSPLLRPFECLPIIALLGLGIALTFKAEPLLRYTQDAANALNTPEHYVMSVLATRSVPSPDAISAVPEVQP, from the coding sequence ATGATGTTGACGCCCCATCTGATCGCCGCCCCGATCCTGCTGCCGCTGCTCACCGCTGCGTTGATGCTGATGCTGGGCGAAAAGCACCGCTCGCTCAAGGCACGGATCAATCTGTTCTCCAGCCTGCTGGGCCTGGGCATCTCGGTCATGTTGCTGCATTGGACCCAGGACCAGGCCCTGCCCGCCTCCATTGGCGTGTATTTGCCGGGTAACTGGCAGGCACCGTTCGGCATCGTCCTGGTGGTAGACCGCCTGTCGGCGCTGATGCTGGTGCTGACCGGCATCATCGGTGTCAGCGCCCTGTTGTTCGCCATGGCCCGCTGGCACGGCGCCGGGGCCAGTTTCCATGCATTGTTCCAGATCCAGCTGATGGGCCTCTATGGCGCCTTCCTCACCGGGGACCTGTTCAACCTGTTCGTGTTTTTCGAGGTATTGCTGGCCGCCTCCTACGGCTTGCTGCTGCATGGCTCGGGGCGGGCGCGGGTGTCGTCAGGCTTGCACTACATCTCGATCAACCTGCTGGCCTCGTCATTGTTCCTGATCGGCGCGGCGTTGATCTATGGCGTCACCGGCACCCTGAACATGGCCGACCTGGCCCTGAAAGTGCCGCTGGTGCCAGAAGCCGACCGGGGCTTGCTGCATGCGGGGGCGGCGATCCTCGCGGTGGCGTTCCTGGCCAAGGCCGGCATGTGGCCGCTGAACTTCTGGTTGGTGCCGGCCTATAGCGCCGCCAGCGCACCTGTAGCGGCGCTGTTCGCGATCATGACCAAAGTGGGCGTCTACACGATCTTGCGCCTGTGGACCTTGCTGTTCTCCGGCCAGGCCGGTGCCTCTGCCTATTTCGGCGGCGACTGGCTGATCTACGGCGGCATGGCGACCATCGTCTGCGCGGCCATCGCCATTCTGGCCGCCCAACGCCTGGAACGCATGGCCAGCCTGAGCATCCTGGTGTCGGCCGGCATCCTGTTGTCGGCCATCGGCTTCGCCCAGCCGAATCTGGTGGGTGCTGCGCTGTTCTACCTGGTGAGTTCGACCCTCGCGCTGTGCGCACTCTTCCTGCTGGCGGAGCTGATCGAGCGCTCGCGTTCGGCCAATGAGTTGTCGCTGGAGGACGACCTCGATACCTTGCCGCGACCGCTGGAGTCCCTGCAACCGCCCAAGGGCACCAACCTCGATGACGAGCAGAAAGCCGTGGTCGGGCAAGTGATTCCCTGGACCATGGCGTTCCTGGGCCTGAGTTTCATTGCCTGCGCGCTGTTGATCGTCGGCATGCCACCGTTATCGGGATTCATCGGCAAGCTGGGGCTGTTGAACGCCCTGCTCAATCCCCAGGGGCTCGGAGCTGACACTGGACAGCCGGTGTCGCCTCAGGCATGGGGCCTGCTGGCCTTGCTGATCCTGTCCGGGCTGGCCTCGTTGATCGCTTTCTCGCGTTTGGGCATCCAGCGTTTCTGGACGCCAAAGGAACGGCCGTCACCCTTGCTACGGCCTTTCGAATGCCTGCCGATCATTGCGCTGCTCGGCCTGGGGATCGCCTTGACGTTCAAGGCTGAACCCCTGCTGCGTTATACCCAGGACGCCGCCAATGCGCTGAACACGCCGGAACACTACGTGATGTCGGTGCTTGCTACCCGTAGCGTCCCCAGCCCCGACGCCATCAGCGCAGTGCCGGAGGTGCAACCATGA
- a CDS encoding Na+/H+ antiporter subunit G, with product MTGQLSMWVEVPVAILLVLGSLFALVGAIGLVRLKDYFQRMHPPALASTLGAWCVALASIVYFSALKSGPVLHAWLIPILLSITVPVTTLLLARAALFRKRMAGDDVPAEVSSRRQD from the coding sequence ATGACCGGGCAATTATCGATGTGGGTCGAGGTGCCGGTGGCGATCCTGCTGGTACTCGGCAGCCTGTTCGCCCTGGTCGGGGCCATCGGCCTGGTGCGCTTGAAGGATTATTTCCAGCGCATGCATCCACCGGCCCTGGCTTCGACGCTGGGGGCCTGGTGCGTGGCGCTGGCCTCGATCGTTTATTTCTCGGCGCTCAAGTCCGGGCCGGTGCTGCATGCGTGGCTGATACCGATCCTGCTGTCCATCACCGTACCGGTGACCACCCTGCTGCTGGCCCGGGCGGCGTTGTTTCGCAAGCGCATGGCCGGGGATGATGTGCCGGCGGAGGTGAGTAGCCGGCGGCAAGACTGA
- a CDS encoding DUF2789 domain-containing protein: MEQPSHELKTLFDQLGLPSDEKAIDDFIVAHPLDPETKLVEADFWSDQQKDLLREWLLADGEEAVLVDQLNVRLHDDK, encoded by the coding sequence ATGGAACAGCCTTCCCACGAACTCAAGACCCTGTTCGATCAACTGGGCCTGCCCTCGGATGAAAAAGCCATCGACGATTTCATCGTGGCACACCCCCTGGATCCGGAGACCAAACTGGTGGAGGCCGATTTCTGGTCGGATCAGCAAAAGGACCTGCTACGGGAATGGTTGCTCGCCGATGGCGAAGAGGCGGTGTTGGTGGATCAGTTGAACGTGCGTCTGCACGACGATAAATAG
- a CDS encoding K+/H+ antiporter subunit F → MSPLLSNAILLSLFLFSLALVLTLLRLFKGPSAQDRVLALDYLYIVAMLIMLVLGIRYASDTYFEAALLIALFGFVGSFALAKFLLRGEVIE, encoded by the coding sequence ATGAGTCCGTTACTGTCCAACGCGATTCTGCTGAGCCTGTTCCTGTTCTCCCTGGCACTGGTGCTGACCCTGCTGCGGCTGTTCAAGGGGCCATCGGCGCAAGACCGGGTCCTGGCCCTGGATTACCTGTACATCGTTGCGATGCTGATAATGCTGGTGCTGGGCATTCGCTACGCCAGTGACACCTACTTCGAGGCGGCGTTGCTGATCGCCCTGTTCGGCTTTGTCGGCTCGTTTGCCCTTGCCAAGTTCCTGCTGCGTGGCGAGGTGATCGAATGA
- a CDS encoding DMT family transporter, giving the protein MTHLSRLRIILPNFGRIVRPSPVARKVMASVNAPQTSSRFLQLSKAECVLVLITMIWGGTFLLVQHAMTVSGPMFFVGLRFAAAAAFVALFSWRHLRDLTLFELKAGAFIGVAIMLGYGLQTVGLQTIPSSQSAFITALYVPFVPLLQWLVLGRRPGLMPSIGIMLAFTGLMLLSGPAGASLNFSPGEIATLISAIAIAAEIILISTYAGQVDVRRVTVVQLASTAVLAFLMVVPTQEALPGFSWTLLFSAVGLGAASAAIQVAMNWAQKSVSPTRATLIYAGEPVWAGIAGRLAGERLPGIALLGAALIVAAVIVSELKTRSKSAIEADKVLEGEG; this is encoded by the coding sequence ATGACTCATTTGTCGAGATTGCGCATTATACTGCCCAACTTCGGACGCATTGTGCGTCCCTCTCCAGTGGCGCGCAAGGTCATGGCATCGGTGAACGCCCCTCAAACTTCCTCCCGCTTCCTGCAGCTCAGCAAGGCTGAATGCGTGCTGGTGCTGATCACCATGATCTGGGGCGGTACTTTCCTGCTGGTGCAGCACGCCATGACCGTCAGCGGGCCGATGTTTTTCGTCGGCCTGCGCTTTGCCGCCGCGGCGGCGTTTGTCGCGCTGTTCTCCTGGCGACATCTACGGGACCTGACCTTGTTCGAACTCAAGGCCGGGGCCTTCATCGGCGTGGCGATCATGCTCGGCTATGGTCTGCAGACGGTCGGCCTGCAAACCATCCCCAGCAGCCAGTCGGCGTTCATTACCGCGCTCTATGTGCCATTCGTGCCGCTGTTGCAGTGGCTGGTGCTGGGCCGTCGGCCTGGCTTGATGCCGAGCATCGGCATCATGCTGGCGTTCACCGGGCTGATGTTGCTATCGGGACCTGCCGGTGCGTCGCTGAACTTCAGCCCCGGCGAAATCGCCACGCTGATCAGCGCCATCGCGATTGCCGCCGAAATCATCCTGATCAGCACCTATGCCGGCCAGGTCGATGTGCGCCGTGTGACCGTGGTGCAGCTGGCAAGCACGGCGGTGCTGGCGTTCCTGATGGTGGTGCCGACCCAGGAGGCGCTCCCGGGATTCTCCTGGACCCTGCTGTTCAGCGCCGTGGGCCTGGGCGCCGCCAGCGCGGCGATCCAGGTGGCGATGAACTGGGCACAGAAAAGCGTCTCGCCGACCCGCGCCACACTGATCTACGCCGGTGAACCGGTATGGGCCGGCATCGCCGGGCGCCTGGCGGGCGAGCGGTTGCCGGGGATTGCCTTGCTCGGCGCGGCATTGATCGTGGCGGCGGTGATTGTCAGTGAACTCAAGACCCGGAGCAAAAGTGCCATCGAGGCGGACAAGGTGCTGGAAGGTGAGGGTTGA
- a CDS encoding DUF3995 domain-containing protein → MTLLLARTLVAVFAAISLIHLYWALGGRWAAQAVVPQVPVRQGEVLRPAFDPSGWLTLLVALALLFIALLVCLRGGLLAPPVTHRALQWLISAIALLMFARAIGESNLVGFFKEFKESTFARLDTWVYSPLCVVLGAGLLAVAWA, encoded by the coding sequence ATGACGCTTTTATTGGCACGGACGCTGGTCGCGGTGTTTGCGGCCATCAGTTTGATTCATTTGTACTGGGCCCTGGGCGGACGCTGGGCGGCCCAGGCGGTGGTGCCTCAGGTTCCGGTCAGGCAGGGGGAAGTGCTGCGCCCGGCGTTCGATCCTTCGGGCTGGTTGACCTTGTTGGTGGCCCTGGCGCTGTTGTTTATCGCGCTGCTGGTGTGCCTGCGAGGCGGGCTGCTGGCGCCGCCTGTCACCCATCGGGCGCTGCAGTGGCTGATCAGTGCGATTGCCTTGCTGATGTTTGCCCGGGCCATCGGCGAGTCGAACCTGGTGGGGTTCTTCAAGGAGTTCAAGGAGTCGACCTTCGCCCGGCTCGATACCTGGGTCTATTCCCCGTTGTGCGTCGTGCTGGGCGCCGGGTTGCTGGCGGTGGCCTGGGCCTGA
- a CDS encoding Na+/H+ antiporter subunit E — MKRLFPAPWLSLALWALWLLLNQSLSAGHLLLGAALGLLAPLLMRPLRPRPIRIRRPWVVLRLFLRVGRDVLASNLAVAWGVLNAGRRPPRSRFVKVPLDLHDANGLAALSMITAMTPGTVWSELALDRRVLLMHVFDLEDEASFIAHFKATYERPLMEIFE, encoded by the coding sequence ATGAAACGCCTGTTTCCCGCGCCATGGCTGTCCCTGGCACTCTGGGCGCTGTGGCTGCTGCTGAACCAGTCCCTCAGCGCCGGGCACCTGCTGCTGGGGGCGGCGCTGGGCTTGCTGGCACCGCTGCTGATGCGCCCGCTGCGGCCACGCCCCATTCGTATCCGACGCCCCTGGGTGGTGCTGCGGCTGTTCCTGCGGGTGGGTCGTGATGTGCTGGCGTCCAACCTCGCGGTGGCCTGGGGCGTGCTGAATGCCGGGCGGCGCCCGCCTCGCTCGCGGTTCGTCAAGGTGCCGCTGGACCTGCACGATGCCAATGGCCTCGCGGCCTTGTCGATGATCACCGCGATGACTCCCGGGACCGTCTGGTCGGAACTGGCGCTGGATCGCCGCGTCCTGCTGATGCATGTGTTCGATCTGGAAGACGAAGCGTCGTTCATCGCGCATTTCAAGGCCACTTATGAGCGACCGTTGATGGAGATTTTCGAATGA
- a CDS encoding Na+/H+ antiporter subunit C: MEEVIAIAIGVLAASGVWLVLRPRTFQVVMGLCLLSYGVNLFIFSMGSLFIGKEPIVKDGVTQDLLHYTDPLPQALVLTAIVISFAMTALFLVVLLASRGLTGTDHVDGREPRE, translated from the coding sequence ATGGAAGAAGTCATCGCTATTGCAATCGGCGTCCTGGCCGCCTCCGGTGTCTGGTTGGTGCTGCGGCCACGGACCTTTCAGGTGGTCATGGGCCTGTGCCTGCTGTCCTACGGCGTCAACCTGTTCATCTTCAGCATGGGCAGCCTGTTCATCGGCAAGGAGCCGATCGTCAAGGACGGCGTGACCCAGGACCTGTTGCACTACACCGATCCGCTGCCCCAGGCCCTGGTGCTGACCGCCATCGTCATCAGCTTCGCCATGACCGCGTTGTTCCTGGTGGTACTGCTGGCCTCCCGGGGCCTGACCGGCACCGACCATGTGGACGGCCGGGAGCCCAGGGAATGA
- a CDS encoding ABC transporter substrate-binding protein, with amino-acid sequence MKRVRQWLAAWAACAVLVSSFPASAASAPIHFADLNWESGSLITDILRIIVEKGYGLKTDTLPGTTITLETALANNDIQVIGEEWAGRSPVWVKAEAEGKVIALGDTVKGATEGWWVPEYVIKGDPAKGIKPLAPDLRSVSDLARYKHVFKDPESPDKGRFLNSPIGWTSEVVNKQKLQAYGLTDSYVNFRSGSGAALDAEITSSIRRGKPILFYYWSPTPLLGRFKLVQLQEPPFDAEAWKTLTDADNPNPRPTRSLASKLSIGVSAPFQKQYPDIAEFFSKVDLPIDPLNKALAEMSEKRTPPREAAEAFLKAHPQVWQAWLPKEVADKVSAGL; translated from the coding sequence ATGAAACGAGTTCGACAGTGGCTGGCTGCCTGGGCCGCCTGTGCTGTATTGGTTTCCTCATTTCCAGCATCGGCTGCTTCAGCACCGATCCACTTCGCCGACCTGAACTGGGAAAGCGGTAGCCTGATCACCGATATCCTGCGGATCATCGTCGAAAAAGGCTACGGCCTGAAAACCGACACCTTGCCGGGCACCACCATCACCCTGGAAACCGCCCTGGCCAATAACGACATACAGGTCATCGGCGAAGAGTGGGCCGGGCGCAGTCCGGTGTGGGTCAAGGCTGAAGCCGAGGGCAAGGTGATCGCCCTGGGCGATACGGTCAAGGGCGCGACGGAAGGCTGGTGGGTGCCGGAATACGTGATCAAGGGCGATCCCGCCAAGGGCATCAAGCCTCTGGCGCCGGACCTTCGCAGCGTCAGCGACCTGGCGCGCTACAAGCACGTGTTCAAGGATCCGGAAAGTCCCGACAAGGGGCGCTTCCTCAACAGCCCCATCGGCTGGACATCCGAAGTGGTCAATAAACAGAAGCTCCAGGCGTATGGTCTGACCGACAGCTATGTGAATTTCCGCAGTGGCTCGGGGGCGGCGCTGGATGCGGAAATCACCTCGTCGATTCGTCGAGGCAAACCGATCCTGTTCTATTACTGGTCGCCCACGCCGCTGCTCGGGCGCTTCAAGCTGGTGCAACTGCAAGAGCCGCCGTTCGATGCCGAGGCCTGGAAAACCCTGACCGACGCCGACAATCCCAACCCCAGGCCGACCCGTTCGCTGGCGTCGAAACTGTCGATCGGCGTCTCCGCGCCGTTCCAGAAACAGTATCCGGACATTGCCGAATTCTTCAGCAAGGTCGACCTGCCCATCGATCCATTGAACAAGGCCCTGGCCGAGATGAGCGAAAAACGCACGCCGCCCCGTGAGGCTGCCGAGGCGTTCCTCAAGGCCCATCCCCAGGTGTGGCAGGCCTGGCTGCCCAAAGAGGTCGCGGATAAGGTTTCCGCCGGCCTGTAG